The Verrucomicrobiota bacterium genome contains a region encoding:
- a CDS encoding lactonase family protein has protein sequence MKRHRLILKVLLCSVSVAWVCSCGTVSDTRSGATPTKFRAYVGTYTAKKSQGIYTFTFNAATGEVGKPELAGEATNPSFLAIHPNGRSLYAVGEVADVNGKKGGGVSAFAIQADGKLKLLSQASSVGAGPCHISVDRSGRVALAANYGGGSVVALPIRPDGSVGEHTGFVQHAGKSVTKRQSQPNAHSVNLSPDNRFAFVADLGLDKILIYKLDPAKGTLTANDPPFVTVPPGSGPRHFTFHPNGKFAYVINEITLTMTAFSFDAATGALRELQTLSTLPAADGPGPKAGWSTAEVVAHPGGRFLYGSNRGHDTIAVFAIAPDGRLTLVQNAPAEVKTPRNFNLDPTGRWLFTEGQGSDNIALFRVDTATGKLTATGTKLEVGAPVCMKFLPLN, from the coding sequence ATGAAACGCCACCGCCTCATCCTCAAGGTTCTGCTTTGTTCCGTCTCCGTCGCATGGGTTTGCTCGTGCGGCACCGTCTCCGATACCAGATCCGGCGCGACGCCGACGAAGTTCCGGGCCTACGTCGGCACTTACACCGCCAAGAAGAGCCAGGGGATTTACACGTTCACGTTCAACGCCGCCACCGGCGAAGTCGGCAAGCCGGAACTCGCGGGCGAGGCGACCAACCCTTCTTTCCTCGCGATTCACCCGAACGGGCGCAGCCTTTACGCCGTCGGCGAAGTCGCGGACGTGAACGGCAAGAAGGGTGGCGGCGTGAGCGCGTTTGCCATCCAAGCTGATGGCAAGCTCAAGCTGCTCAGTCAGGCGTCGTCCGTCGGCGCAGGGCCGTGCCACATTTCGGTGGATCGCAGCGGGCGGGTCGCGCTCGCCGCGAACTACGGCGGCGGCAGTGTCGTCGCGTTGCCGATCCGGCCCGACGGCTCTGTCGGCGAGCACACGGGCTTCGTGCAGCACGCGGGCAAGAGCGTGACGAAACGCCAGAGCCAGCCCAATGCGCACTCCGTGAACTTGTCTCCCGACAATCGCTTCGCCTTCGTCGCGGACCTCGGCCTCGACAAGATCCTCATCTACAAACTCGACCCGGCCAAGGGGACGTTGACCGCGAACGATCCCCCGTTCGTGACCGTCCCGCCCGGCAGCGGGCCCCGACACTTCACGTTTCACCCGAACGGCAAGTTCGCCTACGTCATCAATGAGATCACGCTCACGATGACGGCCTTCAGCTTTGACGCCGCGACCGGGGCGTTGCGGGAATTGCAAACCCTGTCCACGCTGCCCGCAGCGGACGGCCCCGGCCCCAAGGCCGGTTGGAGCACGGCGGAAGTTGTGGCGCATCCGGGCGGCAGGTTTCTTTACGGCTCCAACCGTGGCCACGACACCATCGCAGTCTTTGCCATCGCACCTGACGGGCGCCTCACCCTCGTGCAGAACGCGCCCGCAGAAGTGAAAACACCGCGCAACTTCAACCTCGACCCCACGGGAAGGTGGTTGTTCACGGAAGGGCAGGGCTCCGACAACATCGCGCTCTTCCGCGTGGACACCGCGACGGGAAAACTCACGGCCACCGGAACAAAACTCGAAGTCGGCGCACCGGTGTGCATGAAGTTTCTGCCGCTGAATTGA